The Opitutales bacterium genome has a window encoding:
- a CDS encoding mechanosensitive ion channel — MNLDLEMLQTVLTTYGLKVIGAIITLIVGFIIAKALAGWTRKYTKNSKHTDTTVGGLFSQIVFVTVMLFTVVATLHQFGVETTSLVAALGAAGLAVGLALQGTLSNVAAGVMVLILKPFKVDEVIKVGDDVFVIDDIGLIASRAHTPDGPSVFIPNSKLWGNVAMNLSHSHNDLRRFNETFGIAYSDDIGKAIAIINKVLDEEDKVQADPERLVEVTSLGDSSVNIIVWAWVPRADWWTVRLSLMRKIKEAFDTDGITIPFPQTDVHLIQDAG, encoded by the coding sequence ATGAATCTAGACCTCGAAATGCTACAAACGGTGCTCACTACTTACGGCCTCAAGGTGATCGGTGCCATTATCACCCTGATCGTCGGTTTTATCATAGCGAAAGCTTTGGCTGGTTGGACCAGGAAATATACAAAGAATTCAAAGCACACAGATACGACTGTGGGCGGTCTCTTCAGTCAGATCGTTTTCGTTACCGTGATGCTGTTTACGGTGGTGGCTACCTTGCATCAGTTTGGGGTGGAAACGACCAGTTTGGTGGCGGCGTTGGGTGCCGCGGGTCTCGCTGTTGGCCTGGCCTTGCAAGGGACGCTGTCGAACGTCGCGGCGGGTGTGATGGTGCTCATTTTGAAGCCTTTTAAAGTCGATGAGGTCATCAAGGTGGGAGACGATGTATTCGTGATCGACGATATTGGTCTCATCGCTTCGCGGGCACACACCCCTGATGGTCCCAGTGTCTTTATTCCGAATAGTAAGCTCTGGGGCAACGTTGCGATGAACCTGAGCCACTCGCATAATGATTTACGGCGCTTCAATGAGACGTTTGGTATCGCCTATTCTGACGACATCGGAAAGGCCATCGCGATCATTAACAAAGTCTTAGATGAAGAGGATAAGGTTCAGGCGGATCCAGAGCGCCTGGTGGAGGTGACTTCTCTGGGAGACAGCTCGGTCAACATTATCGTATGGGCTTGGGTGCCGCGTGCTGACTGGTGGACAGTTCGGCTGAGCTTGATGCGCAAGATCAAGGAAGCTTTCGACACAGACGGCATCACCATTCCTTTTCCCCAGACCGATGTCCATCTCATCCAGGATGCAGGTTAA